The Paenibacillus sp. 481 DNA window TTAAATTGTCAGACTTGCGCAACAATCCAGCGGTTCCTTATGAGTTAGATGAGGTAACACGTATTATTCAGGATCAAGTTAACGAACGCATCTATAGCGAAATTCAAAACTGGACCGTGGAAGAGCTTCGCGAGTGGATTTTAAATGAGAACACAACGGAATCGGATATTAAGCGTGTCTCTCGTGGTCTTACGGCTGAAATGGTCGCAGCGGTCGCTAAAATTATGTCCAATCTCGACCTGATGTACGGGGCGAAAAAGATTCGCATTACGGCGACAGCGAACACGACGATCGGTCGCTTGGGTACTTTGTCGGCACGCTTGCAGCCGAATCACCCGACAGATGATCCAGATGGCATTATGGCTTCCTTAATGGAAGGTTTGACTTTCGGTATCGGTGACGCCGTGCTCGGCCTCAATCCGGTAGACGATTCTGTAGAAAGCGTAACGCGCGTTCTTAATCGTTTTGAGGAATTCCGTGTGAAGTGGGACATTCCAACGCAAACGTGTGTACTTGCACACGTCACGACACAGATGGAAGCTGTTAAGCGTGGAGCGCCGACAGGACTGATTTTCCAATCTATTGCAGGGTCGCAAAAAGGGAATGAAGCATTCGGTTTTAATTCCGCTACAATCGCTGAAGCACAGGATCTTGTACTGAAGCATGGACAGGTGGCAGGTCCGAATGTGATGTATTTTGAAACGGGTCAAGGATCTGAGCTGTCTTCGGAAGCGCATCACGGTATCGACCAAGTGACAATGGAAGCACGCTGTTACGGTTTTGCGAAAAAATACAATCCGTTCCTCG harbors:
- a CDS encoding ethanolamine ammonia-lyase subunit EutB; this translates as MILKTKLFGRVYQFNSLMEVMAKANEEKSGDMLAGLGASSSEERVAAKVVLSQIKLSDLRNNPAVPYELDEVTRIIQDQVNERIYSEIQNWTVEELREWILNENTTESDIKRVSRGLTAEMVAAVAKIMSNLDLMYGAKKIRITATANTTIGRLGTLSARLQPNHPTDDPDGIMASLMEGLTFGIGDAVLGLNPVDDSVESVTRVLNRFEEFRVKWDIPTQTCVLAHVTTQMEAVKRGAPTGLIFQSIAGSQKGNEAFGFNSATIAEAQDLVLKHGQVAGPNVMYFETGQGSELSSEAHHGIDQVTMEARCYGFAKKYNPFLVNTVVGFIGPEYLYDAKQVIRAGLEDHFMGKLTGISMGCDACYTNHMKADQNDLENLAVLLSAAGCNFFMGIPHGDDVMLNYQTTGYHETATLRELLGLRPIREFEQWMEKMGFIENGKLTKRAGDASVFLK